The following coding sequences are from one Tachysurus vachellii isolate PV-2020 chromosome 7, HZAU_Pvac_v1, whole genome shotgun sequence window:
- the LOC132847814 gene encoding inhibitor of growth protein 5-like isoform X1 → MAIAMYLEHYLDSLEGLPFELQRNFSLMTDLDNRTEEKKVEIDDLVCEYMECVRNLSAEDRVELLKRINGAYSKCLEFSDDKVQLAMQIYELVDKHIRRLDADLARFENELKDKLELSGLESSDDKKSKKKKNLKDRRGGSGREKSGSGHDSPKPKAQKNTDVLLDVHSSDVLDMPVDPNEPTYCLCAQVSYGEMIGCDNADCPIEWFHFACVCLTTKPKGKWFCPRCIQDVKK, encoded by the exons GTCTCGAGGGTCTTCCCTTTGAGCTGCAGCGGAATTTCTCACTGATGACTGATTTGGACAACAGaactgaag AGAAGAAAGTGGAGATCGATGATCTGGTGTGTGAGTACATGGAGTGTGTGAGGAACCTGTCAGCTGAGGACCGAGTGGAGCTTCTAAAGAGGATCAATGGAGCCTACAGCAAGTGTCTAGAGTTCAGTGATGACAAAGTGCAGCTTGCCATGCAGATATacgagctg GTGGACAAACACATCCGGCGTCTGGATGCTGATCTAGCACGCTTTGAGAACGAACTGAAGGACAAGCTGGAATTGAGCGGCCTCGAGAGCTCAGACGACAAGAAGAGTAAAA AGAAGAAGAACCTGAAGGACAGAAGAGGAGGGAGTGGGAGAGAAAAGAGCGGTTCTGGTCACGACTCTCCCAAACCCAAAGCACAGAAGAACAC TGATGTTCTGCTGGATGTTCACTCGTCTGATGTTCTCGACATGCCTGTGGACCCCAACGAGCCCACGTACTGTCTGTGTGCTCAGGTCTCATACGGAGAGATGATCGGCTGTGACAACGCTGAT TGTCCCATTGAGTGGTTTCACTTCGCTTGTGTCTGTCTGACGACTAAACCCAAAGGGAAATG GTTTTGTCCTCGCTGCATACAAGACGTGAAGAAATGA
- the LOC132847814 gene encoding inhibitor of growth protein 5-like isoform X2, whose amino-acid sequence MTDLDNRTEEKKVEIDDLVCEYMECVRNLSAEDRVELLKRINGAYSKCLEFSDDKVQLAMQIYELVDKHIRRLDADLARFENELKDKLELSGLESSDDKKSKKKKNLKDRRGGSGREKSGSGHDSPKPKAQKNTDVLLDVHSSDVLDMPVDPNEPTYCLCAQVSYGEMIGCDNADCPIEWFHFACVCLTTKPKGKWFCPRCIQDVKK is encoded by the exons ATGACTGATTTGGACAACAGaactgaag AGAAGAAAGTGGAGATCGATGATCTGGTGTGTGAGTACATGGAGTGTGTGAGGAACCTGTCAGCTGAGGACCGAGTGGAGCTTCTAAAGAGGATCAATGGAGCCTACAGCAAGTGTCTAGAGTTCAGTGATGACAAAGTGCAGCTTGCCATGCAGATATacgagctg GTGGACAAACACATCCGGCGTCTGGATGCTGATCTAGCACGCTTTGAGAACGAACTGAAGGACAAGCTGGAATTGAGCGGCCTCGAGAGCTCAGACGACAAGAAGAGTAAAA AGAAGAAGAACCTGAAGGACAGAAGAGGAGGGAGTGGGAGAGAAAAGAGCGGTTCTGGTCACGACTCTCCCAAACCCAAAGCACAGAAGAACAC TGATGTTCTGCTGGATGTTCACTCGTCTGATGTTCTCGACATGCCTGTGGACCCCAACGAGCCCACGTACTGTCTGTGTGCTCAGGTCTCATACGGAGAGATGATCGGCTGTGACAACGCTGAT TGTCCCATTGAGTGGTTTCACTTCGCTTGTGTCTGTCTGACGACTAAACCCAAAGGGAAATG GTTTTGTCCTCGCTGCATACAAGACGTGAAGAAATGA